In the genome of Streptomyces pactum, one region contains:
- the murQ gene encoding N-acetylmuramic acid 6-phosphate etherase: protein MSVTPDSAALRAQLDTLTTEAFRPELAEIDRLGTVEIARLMNNEDADVPAAVASQLPRIAAAIDDTAERMARGGRLIYAGAGTAGRLGVLDASECPPTFNTAPGQVVGVLAGGPEAMVTSVEGAEDSGELAAADLGRLALTPDDTVVGVSASGRTPYAVGAVTYARELGALTIGLSCNAGSALAAAADHGIEVVVGPELLTGSTRLKAGTAQKLVLNMLSTITMIRLGKTYGNLMVDVRASNEKLRARSRRIVTLATGAGAEAVEQALTATGGEVKPAILTLLGGVDAATADRLLGEAHGHLRTALEAAGARPGGDR from the coding sequence ATGTCCGTCACGCCCGACTCCGCAGCGCTGCGCGCCCAGCTCGACACCCTGACCACCGAGGCGTTCCGCCCCGAGCTGGCCGAGATCGACCGGCTCGGCACCGTCGAGATCGCCCGTCTGATGAACAACGAGGACGCCGACGTCCCGGCCGCGGTCGCCAGCCAGCTGCCGCGCATCGCCGCGGCCATCGACGACACCGCCGAGCGGATGGCCCGCGGCGGCCGGCTGATCTACGCCGGCGCCGGCACCGCCGGGCGGCTCGGGGTGCTCGACGCCAGCGAGTGCCCGCCCACCTTCAACACCGCGCCCGGGCAGGTCGTCGGGGTGCTCGCCGGCGGCCCGGAGGCGATGGTGACCTCGGTGGAGGGCGCGGAGGACAGCGGGGAGCTGGCCGCCGCCGACCTCGGCCGCCTCGCCCTCACCCCGGACGACACCGTGGTCGGCGTCTCGGCCTCCGGCCGCACCCCGTACGCCGTCGGCGCCGTCACCTACGCCCGGGAGCTGGGCGCGCTCACCATCGGCCTGTCCTGCAACGCCGGTTCGGCGCTCGCCGCCGCCGCCGACCACGGCATCGAGGTCGTCGTCGGCCCGGAACTGCTCACCGGCTCCACCCGGCTCAAGGCGGGCACCGCCCAGAAGCTGGTGCTCAACATGCTCTCGACCATCACCATGATCCGGCTGGGCAAGACGTACGGGAACCTGATGGTCGATGTCCGCGCCTCCAACGAGAAGCTGCGGGCCCGGTCCCGGCGGATCGTCACGCTCGCCACCGGCGCCGGAGCCGAGGCGGTGGAACAGGCGCTCACGGCCACCGGCGGCGAGGTGAAGCCGGCCATCCTCACCCTCCTCGGCGGGGTGGACGCGGCCACCGCGGACCGGCTGCTCGGCGAGGCGCACGGCCACCTGCGCACCGCCCTGGAAGCGGCCGGCGCCCGGCCCGGCGGCGACCGCTGA
- a CDS encoding SpoIIE family protein phosphatase, which translates to MPAPVPDAPAAAGAREEDLGAAARAAALRLLACTDTGTLLTLLLDACLARVGGDRGALYVLRDDGRLRLAACRGYSAELQEQFATVSPHADLPAPRAVRERRPVFMPAEYFRPSYPEVADFGEPLAYVCFPLLADDRCLGAVMLRTPPQPPTGAEERDLNLLTAVGAHRLEHLLSLGDATPPGGAPRLGQTVRRIDTRSRGARLRLAVSSADIGFFDWDFATGRVVWDEPLCRIYGVSPQEFDERVESFFRVLHPADRPGVEQELNRALRTGKFSVTHRVVHPGGQLRWVKAEGRVLHDADDRPQGMLGIVQDRTEEHRRYVRDTARREFLLSVTRAITGAFSTQEVIDTAAAMVLPTLGARHIIVYVGGDTGGLAVAATHGFDAAELAALEAQVQEVPHDPELLTALERRPLFCETRADYQAVYSAGLPRLPGQEAWAILPLITAEGPVGTCVISFDRPHVFTKDDEALCIAAAGVLAQAVGRSRLTDERRRQMTELQRLMLPSTIPELPGLEIAARYLPGSKGLEVGGDWYDVVPGSDGRVMVVVGDVQGHSAQAAAVMGHVRVAMRVHARDETDPAELLVRGNDILCEVDTDRYATCVAVQVSAARDRVRVARAGHAYPLLIEPGGRVREVEVPGGVPMGCFDAQEYPVAEETLLPGATLVLYTDGLVERRGEDLGDSLAELMRSLAEWSFEEPAPGTAGERRPRDLNALADRVVASVGASPAQDDIALLLLRRTGPGPAR; encoded by the coding sequence GTGCCGGCCCCCGTCCCCGACGCGCCGGCCGCGGCCGGAGCGCGGGAGGAGGACCTCGGCGCCGCCGCGCGGGCGGCCGCCCTCCGCCTGCTGGCCTGTACGGACACCGGCACCCTGCTCACCCTGCTGCTGGACGCCTGCCTGGCCCGGGTGGGCGGCGACCGGGGCGCGCTCTACGTGCTGCGGGACGACGGCCGGCTGCGGCTGGCGGCCTGCCGCGGCTACTCGGCCGAGCTCCAGGAGCAGTTCGCGACCGTCTCCCCGCACGCCGATCTGCCGGCCCCGCGGGCCGTCCGGGAACGCCGGCCGGTCTTCATGCCCGCGGAGTACTTCCGGCCCAGCTACCCGGAGGTGGCGGACTTCGGGGAGCCCCTGGCGTACGTGTGCTTCCCGCTGCTCGCCGACGACCGGTGCCTGGGCGCGGTGATGCTGCGCACCCCGCCGCAGCCGCCCACCGGTGCCGAGGAGCGGGACCTCAACCTGCTCACCGCGGTCGGCGCGCACCGTCTGGAGCACCTGCTGTCGCTGGGGGACGCCACGCCGCCGGGCGGCGCCCCCCGCCTGGGCCAGACGGTGCGGCGGATCGACACCCGCTCGCGCGGCGCCCGGCTGCGGCTCGCCGTCTCCAGCGCGGACATCGGCTTCTTCGACTGGGACTTCGCGACCGGCCGGGTGGTGTGGGACGAGCCGTTGTGCCGCATCTACGGGGTGTCGCCGCAGGAGTTCGACGAGCGGGTGGAGAGCTTCTTCCGGGTGCTGCACCCCGCCGACCGGCCCGGCGTCGAGCAGGAGCTGAACCGGGCGCTGCGGACCGGGAAGTTCTCCGTCACGCACCGGGTGGTGCACCCGGGCGGGCAGCTGCGCTGGGTGAAGGCCGAGGGGCGGGTGCTGCACGACGCCGACGACCGGCCGCAGGGCATGCTCGGCATCGTGCAGGACCGGACCGAGGAACACCGGCGGTACGTCCGGGACACCGCCCGCCGGGAGTTCCTGCTCAGCGTCACCCGGGCGATCACCGGCGCGTTCTCCACCCAGGAGGTCATCGACACCGCGGCGGCCATGGTGCTGCCGACGCTGGGCGCCCGGCACATCATCGTGTACGTGGGCGGCGACACCGGCGGGCTGGCGGTGGCCGCCACCCACGGCTTCGACGCGGCGGAACTGGCGGCGCTGGAGGCCCAGGTCCAGGAGGTGCCGCACGACCCCGAGCTGCTCACCGCGCTGGAGCGCCGGCCGCTGTTCTGCGAGACCCGCGCCGACTACCAGGCCGTGTACTCCGCGGGGCTGCCCCGGCTGCCCGGCCAGGAGGCCTGGGCCATCCTGCCGCTGATCACCGCGGAGGGTCCGGTCGGCACCTGTGTGATCAGCTTCGACCGGCCGCACGTGTTCACCAAGGACGACGAGGCGCTGTGCATCGCGGCGGCCGGTGTCCTGGCGCAGGCGGTCGGCCGGTCCCGGCTGACCGACGAACGGCGCCGCCAGATGACCGAGTTGCAGCGGCTGATGCTGCCCAGCACCATCCCGGAGCTGCCCGGCCTGGAGATCGCCGCGCGGTACCTGCCCGGCTCCAAGGGCCTGGAGGTGGGCGGCGACTGGTACGACGTGGTGCCCGGGTCGGACGGCCGGGTGATGGTCGTCGTCGGCGACGTGCAGGGGCACAGTGCCCAGGCCGCCGCGGTGATGGGGCACGTACGGGTGGCGATGCGGGTGCACGCCCGGGACGAGACGGACCCGGCCGAACTGCTGGTGCGGGGGAACGACATCCTCTGCGAGGTGGACACCGACCGCTACGCCACCTGCGTGGCCGTCCAGGTCTCCGCCGCCCGCGACCGGGTCCGGGTGGCCCGGGCCGGCCACGCGTACCCGCTGCTGATCGAGCCCGGCGGCCGGGTCCGCGAGGTGGAGGTGCCCGGCGGGGTGCCGATGGGCTGCTTCGACGCGCAGGAGTACCCGGTGGCCGAGGAAACGCTCCTGCCGGGCGCCACCCTGGTGCTGTACACCGACGGCCTGGTGGAGCGGCGCGGCGAGGACCTGGGCGACTCGCTGGCGGAGCTGATGCGGTCGCTGGCGGAGTGGTCCTTCGAGGAACCCGCCCCGGGAACGGCCGGCGAGCGGCGGCCCCGCGACCTGAACGCCCTGGCGGACCGGGTGGTCGCCTCGGTCGGCGCGTCCCCCGCCCAGGACGACATCGCGCTGCTCCTGCTGCGCCGCACGGGTCCCGGGCCCGCCCGCTGA
- a CDS encoding cold-shock protein — protein sequence MAQGTVKWFNAEKGYGFIAVDGGADVFVHYSAIQMDGYRTLEEGQRVEFEISQGQKGPQADMVRVSA from the coding sequence ATGGCTCAGGGCACCGTCAAGTGGTTCAACGCGGAGAAGGGGTACGGCTTCATCGCGGTCGACGGTGGTGCGGACGTGTTCGTCCACTACAGCGCGATCCAGATGGACGGTTACCGCACCCTTGAGGAAGGCCAGCGGGTCGAGTTCGAGATCTCGCAGGGCCAGAAGGGGCCGCAGGCGGACATGGTCCGCGTGTCGGCCTGA
- a CDS encoding ubiquitin-like small modifier protein 1: MSVNVRIPTILRTYTGGRAEVTAEGATLAEVIASLEKNHPGIAARVLDDEGKLRRFVNVYVNDDDVRFEQGLETATPEGAGVSIIPAVAGG, translated from the coding sequence ATGAGCGTCAACGTCCGTATCCCCACCATCCTGCGCACCTACACCGGCGGCCGGGCCGAGGTGACCGCGGAGGGCGCGACCCTCGCCGAGGTCATCGCCTCGCTGGAGAAGAACCACCCGGGCATCGCCGCGCGCGTCCTGGACGACGAGGGCAAGCTGCGCCGCTTCGTGAACGTCTACGTCAACGACGACGACGTGCGGTTCGAGCAGGGTCTGGAGACGGCCACCCCGGAGGGGGCCGGCGTGTCCATCATTCCCGCGGTCGCCGGCGGCTGA
- a CDS encoding Cmx/CmrA family chloramphenicol efflux MFS transporter, producing the protein MPIAVYVLGLSVFSLGTSEFMLSGLLQPLARDMGVSIPQAGLLVSAFAIGMVVGAPLLAAATLRLPRRTTLVALLAAFGLGQVAGALAPNYAVLFASRVVSALACAGFWAVGAAVAVSLVPVTARARAMAVMIGGLSIANIAGVPAGALLGQHAGWRAAFWAVAALAAVGLVGVLALVPRTEVPTGSDRPRLRAELAIYRDRQVWLALIGTALNAAAVFCFFSYLAPLLTDVAGLSESWVPSVLALFGVGALIGTTVGGRTADAHLFGTMYVGISAAAVVLATLALTAQHAVAVVLLSLLLGVAAFGTAPALNARMFNVAGAAPTLAGATTTSAFNIGNTLGPWLGGLVIGAGWGYRAVAWTGAVLAVGALATTVAAARLHRRTEASRVITRSVPAAPTAARPDGDTGGETGPGTGTGTAPGRDATAAAPSAKATGNTGAASDPGDAGSTGGTGIPGTAEAPTVACGVSTEAGHA; encoded by the coding sequence ATGCCCATCGCCGTCTATGTCCTCGGTCTGTCCGTCTTCTCGCTCGGCACGTCCGAGTTCATGCTGAGCGGTCTGCTCCAGCCGCTCGCCCGGGACATGGGCGTGTCGATCCCGCAAGCCGGGTTGCTGGTCTCCGCGTTCGCGATCGGGATGGTGGTGGGCGCCCCGCTGCTCGCCGCCGCCACCCTGCGGCTGCCCCGCCGCACCACCCTCGTGGCGCTGCTCGCCGCCTTCGGCCTCGGCCAGGTGGCCGGGGCGCTGGCGCCCAACTACGCGGTGCTCTTCGCCTCACGCGTCGTCAGTGCGCTGGCCTGCGCCGGGTTCTGGGCTGTCGGCGCGGCCGTCGCCGTGTCACTGGTGCCGGTGACCGCGCGGGCGCGCGCCATGGCGGTGATGATCGGCGGACTGAGCATCGCCAACATCGCCGGTGTCCCGGCCGGCGCGCTGCTCGGGCAGCACGCCGGCTGGCGGGCCGCGTTCTGGGCGGTGGCCGCGCTCGCCGCGGTCGGACTGGTCGGCGTCCTGGCCCTGGTGCCGCGCACCGAGGTGCCCACCGGCTCCGACCGGCCGCGGCTCCGCGCCGAGCTGGCCATCTACCGCGACCGGCAGGTCTGGCTGGCCCTGATCGGCACGGCGCTCAACGCGGCGGCGGTGTTCTGCTTCTTCTCGTACCTGGCGCCGCTGCTCACCGATGTCGCCGGGCTCTCCGAGAGCTGGGTCCCGTCGGTGCTCGCGCTCTTCGGGGTGGGCGCGCTGATCGGCACCACGGTCGGCGGGCGGACCGCCGACGCACATCTGTTCGGGACGATGTACGTGGGGATCTCGGCGGCCGCCGTGGTGCTGGCCACGCTGGCGCTCACCGCGCAGCACGCGGTCGCCGTGGTGCTGCTGTCCCTGCTGCTCGGCGTGGCGGCGTTCGGGACCGCGCCCGCGCTCAACGCCCGGATGTTCAACGTGGCGGGGGCCGCGCCGACCCTCGCCGGGGCGACCACCACCTCCGCCTTCAACATCGGCAACACCCTCGGGCCGTGGCTCGGCGGCCTGGTCATCGGCGCCGGGTGGGGCTACCGCGCGGTGGCCTGGACCGGGGCCGTACTGGCCGTCGGGGCCCTGGCCACCACGGTCGCCGCGGCCCGCCTCCACCGGCGTACCGAGGCCTCCCGGGTGATCACCCGGTCGGTGCCCGCGGCCCCGACGGCGGCGCGCCCGGACGGTGACACCGGCGGCGAAACGGGCCCCGGCACCGGCACGGGCACGGCCCCCGGCCGGGACGCCACCGCCGCGGCCCCGTCGGCGAAGGCCACCGGGAACACCGGCGCCGCGAGCGACCCGGGCGACGCGGGCAGCACCGGGGGCACCGGCATACCCGGCACGGCCGAGGCCCCGACCGTGGCCTGCGGGGTGTCCACCGAGGCCGGTCACGCCTGA
- the thrC gene encoding threonine synthase → MAVQAAESSTTPAANVSLGPAAALSCRECGERFPLGPIFACSSCFGPLEVAYDLPSGDPEELRRRIEAGPASIWRYAPLLPVPADVADRPNLNPGFTKLVKADNLARELGITGALHVKDDSGNPTHSFKDRVVAIAVEAARAFGFTTLSCSSTGNLAGAVGAAAARAGFRSCVFIPHDLEAGKVVMAAVYGGDLVGIEGTYDDVNRFCSELIGDPLGEGWGFVNVNLRPYYGEGSKTLAYEICEQLGWEVPDQIVIPIASGSQLTKIDKGLKELIRLGLVADKPYKIFGAQAEGCSPVSRAFKDGHDVVRPVKPDTIAKSLAIGNPADGPYVLDIARRTGGAVEDVTDEQIVDAIKLLARTEGIFAETAGGVTVGVTKKLIETGQLDPALTTVVLNTGDGLKTLDAVAPTTGPSATIRPTLDSFREAGLA, encoded by the coding sequence ATGGCTGTGCAAGCTGCCGAAAGCTCGACCACCCCTGCCGCGAACGTCTCGCTCGGCCCTGCCGCGGCGCTCTCCTGCCGCGAGTGCGGCGAACGCTTCCCGCTCGGCCCGATCTTCGCCTGTTCCTCCTGTTTCGGGCCGCTGGAGGTCGCCTACGACCTGCCGAGCGGCGACCCCGAGGAGCTGCGCCGGCGGATCGAGGCCGGCCCGGCCAGCATCTGGCGGTACGCCCCGCTGCTGCCGGTCCCCGCCGACGTGGCGGACCGGCCGAACCTCAACCCGGGCTTCACCAAGCTGGTCAAGGCCGACAACCTCGCCCGGGAACTGGGCATCACCGGCGCCCTGCACGTCAAGGACGACTCCGGCAACCCGACCCACTCCTTCAAGGACCGGGTGGTCGCGATCGCGGTGGAGGCGGCGCGCGCCTTCGGCTTCACGACCCTCTCCTGCTCCTCCACGGGCAACCTCGCCGGGGCGGTCGGCGCCGCGGCGGCCCGCGCGGGCTTCCGCTCCTGCGTCTTCATCCCGCACGACCTGGAGGCGGGCAAGGTCGTCATGGCCGCGGTCTACGGCGGCGACCTGGTCGGCATCGAGGGCACCTACGACGACGTGAACCGCTTCTGCTCGGAGCTGATCGGCGACCCGCTCGGCGAGGGCTGGGGCTTCGTCAACGTCAACCTCCGCCCCTACTACGGCGAGGGCTCCAAGACGCTGGCGTACGAGATCTGCGAGCAGCTGGGGTGGGAGGTGCCGGACCAGATCGTCATCCCGATCGCCTCCGGCTCGCAGCTGACGAAGATCGACAAGGGGCTGAAGGAGCTGATCCGGCTCGGCCTGGTGGCCGACAAGCCGTACAAGATCTTCGGCGCCCAGGCCGAGGGCTGCTCCCCGGTCTCCCGCGCCTTCAAGGACGGGCACGACGTGGTGCGGCCGGTGAAGCCGGACACCATCGCCAAGTCGCTGGCCATCGGCAACCCGGCGGACGGCCCGTACGTGCTGGACATCGCCCGCCGGACCGGCGGGGCGGTGGAGGACGTGACCGACGAGCAGATCGTGGACGCGATCAAGCTGCTGGCCCGGACCGAGGGCATCTTCGCGGAGACCGCGGGCGGCGTCACCGTGGGCGTGACGAAGAAGCTCATCGAGACCGGTCAGCTCGACCCGGCCCTCACCACCGTGGTGCTCAACACCGGTGACGGCCTCAAGACCCTGGACGCCGTGGCGCCCACCACGGGCCCGTCCGCGACCATCCGTCCGACCCTTGACTCGTTCCGAGAGGCTGGCCTCGCATGA
- a CDS encoding DUF4031 domain-containing protein, with translation MAVYIDPPVWPGHGRMWSHLVSDVSYDELHAFADRIGAPRGDFERDHYEVPSELYGEAVRAGAVEVGSRELVRRLVAAGLRQQGTPH, from the coding sequence ATGGCGGTCTACATCGACCCGCCGGTCTGGCCCGGTCACGGGCGGATGTGGTCGCACCTGGTCAGCGATGTCTCGTACGACGAGCTGCACGCCTTCGCGGACCGGATCGGCGCGCCGCGCGGGGACTTCGAACGCGACCACTACGAGGTGCCGAGCGAGCTGTACGGGGAGGCGGTCCGGGCCGGCGCGGTGGAGGTCGGCAGCCGTGAACTCGTCCGCAGGCTCGTCGCGGCGGGCCTGCGGCAGCAGGGCACCCCGCACTGA
- a CDS encoding Uma2 family endonuclease, translated as MTAAMVGPGREHGHRMWDYLVRTWQELDVPEGWRAEIDEGNITLVPPPTAEHNFITGAVHSALFRCLPEGMGIYRTLGVFIAPLEKVYVPDLVVIESSLLTSGEDDDIGSLDAADALLMVEVTSRSKARDDRTKRLRAYAHAPVPLHLLIDRWHEGGATVTLYSHPSGGAYQSSVQVPFGKPVELPEPFGTALDTSAYPR; from the coding sequence ATGACCGCTGCGATGGTCGGACCCGGCCGTGAGCACGGCCACCGGATGTGGGACTACCTCGTGCGTACGTGGCAGGAGCTGGACGTGCCCGAGGGCTGGCGCGCCGAGATCGACGAGGGAAACATCACCTTGGTTCCGCCGCCCACCGCCGAGCACAACTTCATCACGGGAGCCGTGCACAGCGCACTGTTCCGCTGCCTGCCCGAGGGCATGGGCATCTACCGGACGCTGGGCGTGTTCATCGCTCCGCTGGAGAAGGTCTACGTCCCCGACCTGGTGGTGATCGAGAGTTCGCTGCTCACCTCCGGCGAGGACGACGACATCGGGTCGCTGGACGCGGCGGACGCGCTGCTGATGGTCGAGGTCACCTCCAGGAGCAAGGCGAGGGACGACCGTACGAAGAGGCTCCGGGCCTACGCCCACGCGCCGGTCCCGCTCCATCTGCTGATCGACCGGTGGCACGAAGGCGGGGCCACGGTCACCTTGTACTCGCACCCCAGCGGCGGGGCGTACCAGAGCAGTGTCCAGGTGCCGTTCGGGAAACCGGTGGAGCTGCCGGAACCCTTCGGTACGGCACTCGACACCTCCGCCTACCCGCGCTGA
- a CDS encoding MurR/RpiR family transcriptional regulator — MTPAAAVPGAAATGGGGPPAASADPPGSATPTGVHTPGPGALAGPSGAPAPPPAPGALAAKVRTLAPSMTRSMQRVAETVAADPAGCAALTVTGLAERTGTSEATVVRTSRLLGYPGYRDLRLALAALAAQQAAGRAPAVTADIAVDDPMADVVAKLAQEEQQCLADTAAGLDVAQLEAAVTALAAARRIDVYGIGASHLVGQDLVQKLLRIGLIAHAPGDPHLAVTNAVQLRSGDVAIAITHSGGTTDVVEPLRVAFEHGATTVAITGRPDSGVAQYADHILTTSTARESELRPAAMSSRTSQLLVVDCLFVGVAQRTYESAAPALAASYEALAHRHGSRPAR; from the coding sequence ATCACCCCCGCCGCGGCCGTTCCCGGGGCCGCCGCCACCGGTGGCGGCGGCCCGCCGGCCGCCTCCGCCGATCCCCCCGGCTCCGCCACCCCCACCGGAGTCCACACCCCCGGACCCGGCGCCCTCGCCGGGCCGTCGGGTGCGCCGGCGCCGCCGCCCGCCCCCGGCGCGCTCGCTGCGAAGGTCCGCACCCTCGCCCCGTCCATGACCCGCTCGATGCAGCGCGTCGCCGAGACGGTGGCCGCCGACCCGGCCGGGTGCGCCGCGCTCACCGTCACCGGTCTGGCCGAACGCACCGGCACCAGCGAGGCGACGGTGGTCCGCACCTCCCGGCTGCTGGGTTACCCCGGATACCGGGACCTGCGGCTGGCCCTCGCCGCGCTCGCCGCCCAGCAGGCCGCCGGGCGGGCCCCGGCCGTCACCGCCGACATCGCGGTGGACGACCCGATGGCGGACGTGGTCGCCAAGCTGGCCCAGGAGGAACAGCAGTGCCTGGCCGACACCGCCGCCGGGCTGGACGTGGCCCAGCTGGAGGCCGCCGTCACCGCGCTCGCCGCCGCCCGGCGGATCGACGTGTACGGCATCGGCGCCTCCCACCTGGTCGGGCAGGACCTGGTGCAGAAGCTGCTGCGCATCGGGCTGATCGCGCACGCCCCCGGCGATCCGCACCTGGCCGTCACCAACGCGGTGCAGCTGCGGTCCGGGGACGTGGCCATCGCGATCACCCACTCCGGCGGGACCACCGACGTCGTCGAACCGCTCCGGGTCGCCTTCGAGCACGGGGCGACCACGGTGGCCATCACCGGACGGCCGGACAGCGGCGTGGCCCAGTACGCCGACCACATCCTGACCACCTCCACCGCCCGGGAGAGCGAGCTGCGCCCCGCCGCGATGTCCAGCCGCACCAGCCAACTGCTGGTCGTGGACTGCCTGTTCGTCGGCGTGGCGCAGCGTACCTACGAGAGTGCCGCGCCCGCCCTGGCGGCTTCCTACGAAGCCCTCGCCCACCGGCACGGTTCCCGCCCGGCCCGCTGA
- the groL gene encoding chaperonin GroEL (60 kDa chaperone family; promotes refolding of misfolded polypeptides especially under stressful conditions; forms two stacked rings of heptamers to form a barrel-shaped 14mer; ends can be capped by GroES; misfolded proteins enter the barrel where they are refolded when GroES binds), with translation MAKIIAFDEEARRGLERGMNQLADAVKVTLGPKGRNVVLEKKWGAPTITNDGVSIAKEIELEDPYEKIGAELVKEVAKKTDDVAGDGTTTATVLAQALVREGLRNVAAGANPMALKRGIEKAVEAVSAALLEQAKDVETKEQIASTASISAADVQIGELIAEAMDKVGKEGVITVEESQTFGLELELTEGMRFDKGYISPYFATDMERMEASLDDPYILIVNSKISNVKDLLPLLEKVMQSGKPLLIIAEDIEGEALATLVVNKIRGTFKSVAVKAPGFGDRRKAMLGDIAILTGGTVISEEVGLKLENAGIDLLGRARKVTVTKDETTIVDGAGDADQVQGRVNQIRAEIENSDSDYDREKLQERLAKLAGGVAVIKAGAATEVELKERKHRIEDAVRNAKAAVEEGIVAGGGVALLQASQVFEKLELEGDEATGAQAVKLALEAPLKQIAVNAGLEGGVVVEKVRNLTPGHGLNAATGEYVDLVAEGIIDPAKVTRSALQNAASIAALFLTTEAVIADKPEKAAAPAGGGMPGGDMDF, from the coding sequence ATGGCCAAGATCATCGCGTTCGACGAGGAGGCTCGGCGCGGCCTCGAGCGCGGGATGAACCAGCTCGCCGACGCCGTCAAGGTCACCCTCGGCCCCAAGGGTCGCAACGTCGTCCTTGAGAAGAAGTGGGGCGCCCCCACGATCACCAACGATGGTGTGTCCATCGCCAAGGAGATCGAGCTGGAGGACCCGTACGAGAAGATCGGCGCCGAGCTGGTCAAGGAGGTCGCGAAGAAGACGGACGACGTCGCCGGTGACGGCACGACGACCGCGACCGTCCTGGCCCAGGCGCTGGTCCGCGAGGGTCTGCGCAACGTCGCCGCCGGCGCCAACCCGATGGCCCTGAAGCGCGGCATCGAGAAGGCCGTCGAGGCCGTCTCCGCCGCTCTGCTGGAGCAGGCGAAGGACGTGGAGACCAAGGAGCAGATCGCCTCCACCGCCTCCATCTCCGCCGCCGACGTCCAGATCGGTGAGCTGATCGCCGAGGCCATGGACAAGGTCGGCAAGGAAGGCGTCATCACCGTCGAGGAGTCGCAGACCTTCGGTCTGGAGCTGGAGCTCACCGAGGGCATGCGCTTCGACAAGGGCTACATCTCCCCGTACTTCGCGACGGACATGGAGCGTATGGAGGCGTCCCTGGACGACCCGTACATCCTGATCGTCAACTCCAAGATCAGCAACGTGAAGGACCTGCTCCCGCTGCTGGAGAAGGTCATGCAGTCCGGCAAGCCGCTGCTGATCATCGCCGAGGACATCGAGGGCGAGGCCCTGGCGACCCTGGTCGTCAACAAGATCCGCGGCACCTTCAAGTCCGTCGCCGTCAAGGCCCCGGGCTTCGGCGACCGCCGCAAGGCCATGCTCGGCGACATCGCCATCCTCACCGGTGGCACCGTGATCTCCGAGGAGGTCGGCCTCAAGCTGGAGAACGCCGGCATCGACCTGCTCGGCCGCGCCCGCAAGGTCACCGTCACCAAGGACGAGACCACCATCGTGGACGGCGCCGGTGACGCCGACCAGGTGCAGGGCCGCGTGAACCAGATCCGCGCCGAGATCGAGAACTCCGACTCGGACTACGACCGCGAGAAGCTCCAGGAGCGCCTCGCGAAGCTGGCCGGCGGCGTGGCCGTCATCAAGGCCGGCGCCGCCACCGAGGTGGAGCTCAAGGAGCGCAAGCACCGCATCGAGGACGCGGTGCGCAACGCCAAGGCCGCCGTCGAGGAGGGCATCGTCGCCGGTGGTGGCGTGGCCCTGCTCCAGGCGTCGCAGGTCTTCGAGAAGCTGGAGCTGGAGGGCGACGAGGCCACCGGTGCCCAGGCCGTCAAGCTGGCCCTGGAGGCCCCGCTCAAGCAGATCGCGGTCAACGCCGGTCTTGAGGGCGGCGTCGTGGTGGAGAAGGTCCGCAACCTCACCCCGGGTCACGGCCTGAACGCCGCCACCGGCGAGTACGTGGACCTGGTGGCCGAGGGCATCATCGACCCGGCGAAGGTGACCCGTTCCGCGCTGCAGAACGCCGCCTCCATCGCCGCGCTCTTCCTCACCACCGAGGCCGTCATCGCCGACAAGCCGGAGAAGGCCGCCGCGCCGGCCGGCGGCGGCATGCCGGGCGGTGACATGGACTTCTGA